From a single Candidatus Sulfotelmatobacter sp. genomic region:
- a CDS encoding choice-of-anchor tandem repeat GloVer-containing protein: protein MIIFRSAMLAAILSAATLGSAQTVTTLYSFAGNRISGANPFYVTLVQGTNGNLYGTTYNGGANNVGTIFSVNTAGQQKVVYSFKGGTSDGANPTGGLTLGTDGNFYGTTQQGGTESMGTVFKMTPAGAVTILHNFNTFIDGAFPWNPPTLASDGNFYGTTSGGGENGRGIVYKITSSGTLTTIYKFDVTDTHGFGPIAPPTQGSDGNLYIPVAEGGTFYCGTILKMSTAGVIGATYDFPCGAGGSFPIGPLVQASNGNFYSTTQDGGTNGEGVIYQVTPSLGVTVLHSFGATFGDGTFPSAGMLLGTDGNYYGSTSDGGSEGDGTLFNTSTSGTYASLYSFNNTANLTQTDPLSPPVQYTDGNFYGVTEFGGTSNDGTVYSLDMGLAPFVNTALFSGKAGATVTLLGTHLKGATKVTFNGAAANFKVLSDTHLSAIIPAGASTGPIEVTTAGAVLQSRKNFVVKP, encoded by the coding sequence ATGATTATTTTCAGAAGCGCCATGCTCGCGGCCATATTGTCGGCCGCCACTCTCGGCTCAGCCCAGACGGTCACCACGCTTTATAGTTTCGCCGGCAATCGCATCAGCGGAGCCAATCCCTTTTACGTGACCCTGGTACAGGGCACCAACGGCAACCTCTACGGCACTACCTACAACGGTGGAGCGAACAACGTCGGCACCATCTTTTCCGTGAATACTGCCGGACAGCAAAAAGTCGTCTACAGCTTTAAGGGCGGCACCAGCGACGGCGCCAATCCCACCGGCGGCCTTACCCTTGGTACCGACGGCAATTTCTATGGCACCACGCAGCAGGGCGGCACCGAAAGCATGGGCACCGTTTTCAAGATGACCCCTGCCGGCGCTGTGACCATCTTGCACAACTTCAACACCTTCATCGATGGAGCTTTTCCGTGGAACCCGCCCACTCTCGCGTCCGACGGGAATTTCTACGGCACCACCAGCGGCGGCGGCGAAAACGGCCGCGGCATCGTTTACAAGATCACCAGTTCCGGCACCCTCACCACCATCTACAAATTTGACGTAACCGACACGCACGGCTTCGGCCCCATCGCCCCACCCACCCAGGGCAGCGACGGAAATCTCTACATCCCGGTCGCCGAGGGCGGCACGTTTTATTGTGGAACGATTCTGAAGATGTCCACCGCCGGAGTCATCGGCGCAACTTACGATTTCCCCTGCGGCGCGGGCGGATCGTTCCCCATCGGTCCTCTGGTTCAGGCTTCGAATGGAAATTTCTATAGCACCACTCAAGACGGCGGCACCAACGGCGAAGGCGTGATTTATCAGGTGACTCCGAGCCTCGGAGTCACCGTGCTCCACAGCTTCGGCGCAACTTTTGGCGACGGCACCTTCCCCAGCGCCGGCATGCTGCTCGGCACCGACGGCAACTACTACGGTTCTACCTCTGACGGCGGCTCCGAGGGTGACGGTACTCTGTTCAACACCAGCACCAGCGGGACCTACGCCAGCCTCTACAGCTTCAACAACACCGCCAATCTCACGCAGACCGACCCGTTGTCACCTCCGGTCCAATACACCGACGGCAATTTCTACGGCGTCACCGAATTCGGCGGGACCTCCAACGACGGCACGGTTTACAGCCTCGATATGGGATTGGCGCCGTTCGTGAATACAGCGCTATTCAGCGGCAAGGCGGGCGCCACCGTCACTCTTCTGGGCACTCATCTGAAGGGGGCGACCAAAGTCACCTTCAACGGCGCGGCCGCGAATTTCAAAGTGCTCTCCGACACTCATCTGTCCGCAATCATTCCCGCCGGCGCCAGCACAGGCCCGATCGAAGTCACGACTGCCGGCGCGGTCTTGCAGAGCAGAAAGAATTTTGTCGTGAAGCCGTAG
- the tsaA gene encoding tRNA (N6-threonylcarbamoyladenosine(37)-N6)-methyltransferase TrmO, with translation MFSPQPIGVIKSPYQNTKQIPKGFNAQHEAEGMLEILPQFEPGLADIEGFSHLFVLWVFDRSEGFDLVGTPPIDDRPHGVFATRSPRRPNPLGLTVVELLRREANSLHVRGVDMLDGTPILDLKPYLSSIPMEKLRRGWLTEAEARRLK, from the coding sequence TTTCGCCTCAACCAATCGGCGTCATAAAATCTCCCTACCAAAACACCAAACAAATTCCCAAAGGCTTCAACGCTCAACACGAGGCCGAAGGTATGCTCGAAATTCTGCCGCAATTCGAACCCGGCCTCGCTGACATCGAAGGCTTCTCTCACCTCTTCGTTCTGTGGGTGTTCGATCGCTCGGAAGGATTCGACCTGGTCGGCACGCCGCCCATTGACGATCGCCCGCATGGCGTCTTCGCCACCCGCTCCCCGCGCCGTCCCAACCCTCTCGGACTGACTGTCGTCGAGCTGCTCCGTCGCGAGGCCAATTCGCTGCACGTTCGCGGCGTCGACATGCTCGACGGCACGCCAATTCTCGACCTCAAGCCTTACCTGTCGAGCATTCCCATGGAAAAACTGCGCCGGGGCTGGCTGACGGAAGCCGAAGCGCGACGATTGAAATAA